GACACGGTTCGAGTCTGGCACAGCGCACGATCGGGAATCTATCAATTCCGGAATCAAGTGTTTACCAATTGGGGTGACGCGTGCCATAGTCGGGAGGACGAGATCCCGAGGAGGAGATGTGTCGCTCAGTTCCCTGCCGGTGCGCACCCCGTCGACCGCCCGCCTGCACGACCGCTCGGACCGCCTCACGCCGCAACCGATCCTGGGCGAGGGCGCTCCCCGTCTGGCGATGTCGTTCCTGGCCGGCGACTCCGTACGGCCCACCCTCGCGCAGGCCCTGTCCTTCGCCAAGTTCGCGAACATGTGCGATCCGGTGGCCGACGATCTCGTCGCGGCCATGCGCCGCGGCGACCGGCGTCGCATCCGGGCGCAGTTCGAGCAGGCCCTCGAACACGGCATCGAGACCGTCGACGATCCCGCCCCCGAGGTCGCGGCGTTCATCGCCGCCCTCGACGACGTCCCGTACTGGGTGGACTACGACAAGCTCGACCTCGCCGCGCGTGCGATCGCCCGCATGCCGCTGAGCACCCTCATGGCCTTCACCACCGCCCTCGCCTTCCCCGCGAGCTACGTCTCCCCGCGCGTCAACGACGTCCTGCTGCGCGGCGGCGACCTCGAGAAACGCGCCGCCGCCCGCATCGTGGAGACGGTCGCGTGGTCGATGGACTGCACCGCGCCGGGCGGGATGGAACGGTTCGGGGCGGGCACCAGGAACACCGCCCGGGTCCGGCTCGTCCACGCCTTCATCCGCGCCGGCATCGACCAGGTCGACGACTGGAACGTCGACACCCACGGCCGCCCGGTCAACCAGCTGCACTACTGCGTCACGATGATCCCCATCGCCGGGGTCGCCCTCGCGGTGATGGCCGCCGGGCACTGGTACTCGCGCCGCGAACGGGACGCCATCGTGCACCTGTACCGCTACGTCGCCCACACCATGGGGGTCACCGCCGAACTCCAGGTGACCTCCCTCGACGAACTCCTGCGCCTGATCTGGCTCGCCACCTGGTCGGAGGTCGATCCCGACGAGTCCTCCCGGATCCTCACCGACGCCGCCCTGAAGGCCGTGCCCCGCATCTACGGCGTCGACGGTCCCGGGTTCGCGAACCGTCTCCGGAGCTGGGGGTACTACCACTTCCACGCCGACCTCGCCCGGCTCGCGCTCGGCCCGGGTTATTCCGACGCCGTGGGCATTCCGCGCCTGAGCCCGATGGCGGCCCTGTATCCGCTGTGGTTCGCCCGCAATCTCGTCCGCGACCGGCTGAGTGTCGCCGTGCCGGGCGGCGCCCGCCGCGCGGCGCGACGCGGGCACACCGAACGGATGCGCGGCATCGCGGAGGTGAAGCGACGCCTGCAGACGCGGCCCTACGAACGCGACGAGGCGGTGCAGACCATCAAGGAACGCGACCGCGAACTGCGCACCCGCTCCGCCTGATCCGGACATCGGGAACGGTCTGCCGCGAACACCCGCGGCAGACCGCCGAGTCTGCGAACGTGGTCATGACGCTGCTGCCACAACGCAGAAGGAGAGGTCATGCCTACACGTACCGCGAGGACCGCCTGGAACGGGGATCTGCAGAAGGGATCCGGACAGGTGGAGCTCACCAGCTCGGGCCGGGGCACCTTCGACGTGTCCTTCCCGAAGCGCGCCGCCGACGACGCGGGCGGCACGACGAGCCCCGAGGAACTGATCGCAGCGGCCCACTCGTCGTGCTACGCGATGCAGCTGTCGGCCCTCATCGGCGAGGCCGGTGGCACCCCGCAGAGCCTCGAGGTCACCGCCGACGTCTCACTCGGACCCGACCCGGCGGGCGGCTTCCGGCTCACCGGAATCGCGCTGAAGGTGCGCGGTGAGGTCGAAGGGCTCGACGCGGACGGCTTCACCAAGGCCGCGCAGGACGCCAAGGCGAGCTGCCCGGTGAACAAGGCCCTCACCGGCGTGGAGATCACCCTCGACGCCGCTCTCGAGAGCTGAGAAGGCACTCCCACGAGGCGGGAGAAGGGAACAGGGTCGCGCGGGAGAGGGTTGGATCGGGGTATGAGCATGCCCGACGAACTTCTTCCCACCGCACACATCGAGGTCTGGTCCGACATCGCCTGCCCCTGGTGCTACATCGGCAAGCGCCGGTTCGCGGAGGCCCTCGACGCCTTCGACGACCGCGCGCGGGTGGAGGTGACCTGGAGGTCGTACCAGCTCTCGCCCGACACCCCGGCGGGGCGGCGCGTCCCCGAGATCGAAGCGCTCGTCGCGATGAAGGGCATGCCGGCCGAGCAGGTCCGGCAGATGTTCGCGCAGGTCTCCGACACCGCCGCCGCGGTCGGCATCGACATCGACTTCGACACCGTCGTCTCCGCCAACACCTTCGACGCGCACCGCCTGTCGCACCTGGCCGGCGACCGGCGCGACGCGGTCCTCGAGGCCCTGTTCCGCGCGCACTTCGTCGACGGGGAAGTCGTCGACGACCGCGACGTCCTGGTGCGGATCGCGTCCGAGGCGGGAATGGATCCGGAGTGGACGCGCGCGGCCCTCGAAGGGGACGATCCCGCCGGCGAGGCCGCGGCCGACGCCGTTGCCGCCGATCTGCTCGCGGCGCGGGAACTCGGCGTCCAGGGAGTGCCGTTCTTCGTGGCGAACCGGGCCGTCGCGGTATCCGGTGCGCAGACACCCGAGGTGTTCCTGCGCTTCCTCCGCCGCGCGGTCGACGACGTGACGGTCAGCGTCTGAGCGCGTCCAGATAGCGCCGCGCGATCCGGCGCTGCAGCAGGTGCCCGACAGGACCGGCGAGCCGGGTGTACCAGCGGGCCGGGCGGGAGAAGGCGATCACCGTGCCGGTCACCCGGCCGTCGCCGGCGTGTTCGACGAGGAAGGTCTCCTCGCCGCACTCGGGATGTCCCGGCAGTGTGCCGTAGGTGAAGCCGCGCCGGCCCTCGTCGTCGACGACCTCGAGCACCCGGCACCCCGCCGTCGCACGCACCGGGCCGATCCCGAAACCGAGCAGCACCTCGACGCCGGGGGCGGCGGAGGGAGTGGCGTCCGGTACCGCGATCCCCGCGGCGCGGTGCATCTGCCAGGAGAACAAGCGGGTCGCGGCGACCTCGAACACACGGTCGCCGCGTCCCAGCTCTTCCCGGATGTGCAGATGCCGGTATCCGGAGGGGAGCGGTGACCCGTCCAGACAGGCCCGCAGGCTCGCACCCACCTCCGGATAGGTGGGATCGCGTCCGGGACGACCGGACGCGGGCATCTCAGGACTTCTTGACGTCGAGGACGACCTCGAACTCGAGCAGCGACGCGCCGGTCGCGACGGGCTTCTTCGCCTCGCCCGCGTGGGCGGCGCGGGCATCGCCGTCTCGCCACGCGGCGAAGGCCTCCTCGGACTCCCACTGCGTCACGACGAAGTACCGGTTCTCACCGGCCGTGGGACGGAGCAGCTGGAAACCCAGGAAGCCGGGGGAGTTGTCGACGGTGTGCGCACGATTGGCGAACCGCTTCTCCAGCTCGGGGCCTGCGCCTTCGGGAACCTCGATTGCATTGATCTTCACGACTGCCATGCGCGAGAGACTACTCCGCTAACTTGATCCATTGTGTTGCACGACGAGGGCGGAACCGGGCGGCCCATCCTGCTGTTGCACGGCCTCATGGGCAGTGCCCGCACCTGGGGTCGACACGTGGGATGGCTACGCGGACACGGCCACGTGTACACCTTCGACGCGGCCGGTCACGGACGACCCGCCCCGGCCGAACTCACCACCGAGGCATTCGTCGCCGATCTCGCCGCGCACCTCGACCCGATCACCGAACCGCTCGTGGTGATCGGGCACTCGATGGGTGCCCTGCACGCCTGGTGCTTCGCCGCCGCACACCCCGATCGGGTCGCCGCGCTGGTCCTCGAGGACATGGCCCCCGACTTCCGGGGCCGCACGGCGGCGGACTGGGCCGCGATGGTCTCCCAGTGGCCGCAGCCGTTCCCCAGCGAGGACGCGGTGCTCGACTTCTTCGGTCTCGTCGCGGGCCGCTACTTCCTCGACTCGTTCACCCGCCGCGACGACGGCTGGTACCTGCACGGCGACGTCGCGACCTTCCGCGACATCTCCGAGGAGTGGGGGACGCGGCACTTCTGGGACGAGTGGAACGCCGTCCGGGTGCCGGCCCTGCTCATCGAGGGGGAGTTCACCATCACCCCGGAGGGGCAGATGCGGCGGATGGCGACGCGCCCCGGCACCGAGTACGCCCGCGTCGAGGGCGCCGGGCACCTCGTGCACGACGACCGGCCCGACGACTACCGCGTGCTGGTCGAGAAGTTCCTGACCGGCCTGGACCGCTGACCCACCCGCCGCCGATCCACCCGTTTCAGGAGGTCGAGCCCTCCCCGGCGAGGGCGAACCGGCCGTCGTCGGTCTGCTCGACGAGCCCGTCCACCAGCAGCGAGTGCAACGCGCGGTCGCGCTGACCCGGATCCGTCGTCCACACGCTGTCGAGGACGGGACGCTCCACCGGGGTGTCGCTCTCGCGCAGCACCGCCATCAACTTGCCCCGCACCTGCCGATCGGTGCCCGCGAACTTCTGCACCCGCCGCGGCGGCCCGTCGTGGGCCGGCCGGCCGGCCTCCACCCACGCACACTCGGGCAACGGACAACGCCCACAGTCGGGGGTGCGCGCGGTGCACACGGTCGCGCCGAGCTCCATCAACGCCGCCGAGAAGGTCGCCGCCCGCGCGCGGGGGCGGGGGAGGAGTTCCTCGACGTCGGCGAGATCGCGCTTGGTCGAAGGATTTCCGGGCTCGGCCCGGCCGTGCACGGCACGGGCGACGACCCGCCGCACATTCGTGTCCACCACCGGCACCCGCTGCCCGTACGCGAAACACGCCACCGCCCGCGCGGTGTACGCGCCGATGCCAGGCAGGGAGAGCAGCACGTCGACGTCCTCGGGCACCCGGTCGTCGTGCTCGGCGGCGAGGACACCGGCGCACTCGTGCAGGCGCAGCGCGCGGCGCGGATAGCCGAGCTTCCCCCACGCCCGCAGCACCTCGGCCTGGCTGGAGGCGGCCATCGCCGACGGGACCGGCCACCGGCGCACCCATTCCTCCCAGATCGGGGCGACCCGGGCCACCGGTGTCTGCTGCAGCATGACCTCGGACATGAGGATCTGCCAGCCGGTCACCCCGTCGCGTCGCCACGGCAGGTCGCGCGCCTCGGCGGCGTACCAGCGCAACAACGACGGTGCATCAACCGGCATGTCTCGTCTCTTTCCCTCGGGTCGTGTGAATCCGTACAAACTTCCCACCGGGAGATGCCGCTCGAACACCGGCATCCGTGCAGGTGAATAATGTACGCATGCCGAACTCGAATCCCATCAATGCCTGGAAAGCTCTCACCGAGGGTAACCAGCGCTTCGTCAGCGGTACCCCGCTGCATCCGAGCCAGGGGATCGACCGTCGCGCCGAACTGGTCAACGGTCAGCACCCCACTGCGGTCCTGTTCGGCTGCGGTGACTCCCGGGTGGCCGCAGAGATCATCTTCGATCAGGGCCTCGGCGACATGTTCGTCGTCCGAACCGCGGGTCACGTCATCGACAGCTCCGTGCTCGGTTCCATCGAGTACGCCGTCGACATTCTCAACGTCCCGCTCATCGTGATCCTCGGTCACGACAGCTGCGGCGCCGTCGCCTCGACGATCAGCGCTCTCGACAAGGGCGTCGTGCCGGGCGGGCACATCCGAAGCGTCGTCGAGCGCGTGGCGCCGTCGATCCTCCTCGGCCGCGCCGAGGGTCTGGCCACCGTCGACGAGCTCGAGGGCCGCCACGTCATCGAGACGGGCAAGCTGCTCACCGACCGCTCGCGCATCATCACCGACCGCATCGCCGCCGGCCGCTGCGCCATTGTGGGCGTGACCTACAAGCTCGAGGACGGCCGTGTGACCCTGCAGAGCCACATCGGTGACATCGGCATCGGTGAGGTCGGAGAGGTCACCGAGGTCGCCTAGTAGGGCGGTGTGAGCACCACCGACAGCGACACGCCGACGGTGGTGTGGCAGAGCACGCCCCACGCCACATACCGTGGGGGGCGTGCTTGAACCGACCGGCCCGCTGCCCCCCGAGATCTACTGGCGACGACGCGTTCTCGCGCTCGGCGTCGCCGTGGTCGTGCTGGCGTTGGTCATCTGGCTCGTCGTGTCGCTGACCGGCGGCGACGAGGCCGAGCCCGAGCCCACGGCCGCGGAGGTGAGCACCTCCGCGACGACCACGACCGCCGACGCCTCGGCCGACGCGGCGTCCGCGAGCAGCACCCGCGACGGGGGCGGCGCGTCGGGTGGGTCGCAGGGCTCCGGCGGCTCGTCGTCCTCGTCCGGGGCGAGCGCGTCCGGCGGCAGCTCGAGCGCGCCCGCGACCACCACGGCTGCGGCCCCCGCCCCGGTGCTGCCGGGGCAGTGCCCCGACCAGTCGCTCGCGGTGCGGGTGACCTCCGAGGAGCCGAACTACAAGGTCGGATCCGAGCCGGAGTTCACGATCGTCATCACCAACATCGGCACAACGCAGTGCGAGCGCGATCTCGGTGCCGGTCTGCAGCAGGTGCTCGTCTACACCCTCGACGGCAACCAGCGGCTGTGGGCGAACACCGACTGCTTCCCGGAGTCGACCGCCGATGTGCGTTCGCTCGCGCCCGGCGATCAGGCCGCGTACTCGGTGAAGTGGTCGGCGACGACCTCCGAGCCGGGCTGCGAGACGCCGCGCGAGCCGGTGGGGCCGGGCGCCTACACGGTGGTCGGGCAGCTCGGTGGTGTGCGCAGCGCCCCCGAGCCCTTCAACATCGTTCCCTGAGCGGTCACGGTTCCTCGACGAACGCCCATCCGGTTCCCCGGGTGGGCGTTCAGTCGTAGTGGTTGATTGCGGCCTCGGCCAGCCGCGACAGTCCCTCACGGATGTAGCGGGCCCACAACGCCCCGATCCCCTCCACTGCTTGCAGGTCGGCGGCGGTGGCCGCGAGCAGTCCCTGCAGGGTGCCGAACGCCGCGACCAGCCGATCGATCTGCCGGGTCTGCAGGCGCGGCACCCGGTGCAGCACGCGGTAGCCGCGGGGGCTCATCGAGGTGTCGAGGGCCTCGATGGTGCCGGAGTACCCGAAGGCACGGGCCAGGGCGGTCAGGTCGAGCAGGTCGACGTCCGTCAGTCCCGCCAACCGCTCCAGCGCCTGGTCGACGTCCTGGGCCGAGGGAGGCTGCTCGCCGGCGAGATAGTCGCGAACGATGAGCTGGCGGGCGAGCTGGTTGTCGCCTACCAGTTCCTCGAGTTGCAACGCCAGCTGACGTCCGTCGGTGCCGAGCTCGAGCACGTCCTGCTCGATCTCCACCGACAGCCGGTGCATCATCTCCAGCCGCTGCGCCACCGTCAGCGCGTCGCGCAGGGTGACGATGTCCTCGATCTCGACCACGGAGAGCTGGCGGGTCACCTCGTCGAGTCGCGCCTTGTAGCGCTCGAGGGTCGCCACGGCCTGGTTGGCGCGGGACAGGATCGTTGCTGAGTCGTTGATGACGTGCCGGCGGCCGTCCACGTACACGCTGACGATGCTCATCGACTGGCTCACCGACACCACCGGGTAGCCGGTCTGGATGGCGGTGCGTTCGGCGGCGCGGTGGCGGGTGCCGGACTCGACGGTGGGGATGCTCGGATCGGGCACGAGCTGCACGTTGGCCCGCACGATCCGGCTGCCGTCGGTGGACACCACGACGGCGCCGTCCATCTTCGACAGCTCGCGCAGCCGGGTGGGGGCGAACTCGACGTCCAGTTCGAAACCGCCGTCGCACAGTGCGGCGACCTTCTCGTCGAAACCGAGCACGATCAACCCGCCCGTGCGTCCGCGGAGGATCCGCTCGAGACCGTCGCGCAACGCGGTGCCGGGCGCCAGGCGAGCGATGGTCTCGCTCAGCGTCGAGGCCGGCGCCGACTCGGTCATCTGCGAAATCCCTTCCGTGTGCCGCCTGCGGTCGTCGTCACAAATGCACGGAGTCCGGAACGACGCCGCGGACCGCGCAACTACATTACTTGCTCATGAGCAGCACCTGGACCCTGCCCGACGACCTCGTCGTTCCCGAACTGCCGGCCGACCATCCAGGTCCGGGTGCGCCGATCCCGCAGCACTGGGGCCGGTGCTTCGGCTGCGGCGACGACCAGCCGTCGGGCCTGAAGATGGACTTCGTCATCGGGGAGGGGCTCGAGGTGATCGGCCGGCTCGAGGTCGCCAACCGGTTCCAGGGCGGCCCGGGCTTCATCCACGGCGGCATCCTCATGACCGCCTTCGACGAGGCCCAGGGCATGGCGTGTAGCGCGGCGCTGCGGGCCGCCGTGGTCACCGGCCACTTCGAGACCGACTTCGCCCGCCCGATCCCGCTCGGCTCGGTCCTCGAGATCCGCGCGCGCGTCGAGGGCACGGTCCGCCGCAAGGTCTACACCAGCGCCGACGCCCGCATCGTCGACGGCCCGCTCGCCGATCCGGAGGTCGTGGTGGCTTCCTCGTCCGGCCTGTTCGTCACGGTCGGTCACGAGCACTTCGAGAAGGGCCGCAGGTTCGCCGACGGCCTGCCCGGCCCCGATCGGGACGTCTCCGCCTTCTGACGGCAGGCACCTCGGCCCAGCCTTACGGCAGGCACCTCAGCTCAGCGTCGACAGGGCCTGGGCGAGGTTCGACACCTCGAAGGTCTTCATGCCCTTGGGGGCGCCGTCGACGTCGCGCGGCACCACACCCCGGTCGAAGCCGAGGCGGTGCGCCTCCGCCAGCCGCCGGCCCGCACCCGTGACGCGCCGGACCTCCCCGGCGAGACCGACCTCACCGAGCAGCACCGTGCCCGCCGGAACGGGCCGGTCGCGGACCGCCGACGCGACGGCCAGCGCCAGCGCGAGGTCGGCGGACGGGTCGGTGATCCGCATGCCCCCCACGGTGGAGGCGTAGACGTCGCAGTTGCCGAGGCGGCCGAGGCCACAGCGCCGCTCGAGCACCGCGAGGACCATCGCGACCCGCGCCGAGTCGAGGCCGCTCACCGCGCGTCGCGGTGACGGATTGTGGGTGGGCACGACCAGCGCCTGCAGTTCGCCGAGCAGGGGCCGCTTGCCGTCCATCGTGACGGTGACCGCGGTGCCGGGGACGGCCTCGTCGCGGTGCTGCAGGAACAGCCCCGACGGGTCGCTGACGCCGACGATGCCGTCCTCCACCAGCTCGAAACAGCCCACCTCGTCGGCCGCCCCGAAACGGTTCTTCACGCCGCGGATCATGCGCAGCGTGGAGTGCTTGTCGCCCTCGAAGTGCAGCACCACGTCGACGAGATGCTCGAGCGAACGCGGACCGGCGACCGCGCCGTCCTTGGTGACGTGGCCGACGAGCAGCACCGGGATTCCGCTCGACTTGGCGAGGGAGGTCAGGGCGCTGGTCACCGCCCGCACCTGGGTGACACCGCCGGTGACGCCCTCGACGTCGGCGGCGAGCATGGTCTGTACCGAGTCGACGACGAGCAGCGTCGGCTTCACCTGCTCGACGTGCCCGAAGATCGTCGCGAGGTCGTTCTCGGCGGCGAGATAGACCCGGTCGTGCACGGCGCCGGTGCGGTCGGCGCGCAGACGCACCTGCCCGGCCGACTCCTCACCCGTGACGTAGAGGGCGCGATCGGCCTCGCCGCGCAGCGCCCACCGGTGGACGACCTCGAGCAGCAGCGTCGACTTGCCGACGCCGGGTTCACCGGCCAGCAGGACCACGGAGCCGGGGACCACACCGCCGCCGAGCACCCGGTCGAGTTCCGAGATGCCCGTCGGCTTGGCGTGGGTGGCCTTGCCGTCGATCTGCGACAGGGGAGTGGCCGGGGTGCTCGGCAGCACGGCGGCGGCCCCGGCCCGCGCCAGCGACGTGCCGGCGCGAGAGGCGACGGCCACCGGCTGGACGGGGGCCTCGTCCATGGACCCCCAGGTCCCGCACTCGGGGCACCGCCCCACCCACTTGGCGACGGTGTGCGAGCAGTCGGAACAGCGGTAGAGGGTCTTGGTCTTGGCCACGGCCGGAGAATAGAGGCTCCCACCGACAGCAGCGGGGAACGACGGTGCAGAACGAACGAGAGACCCGGCCGAGCGATGCTCGGCCGGGTCTCTCACGTTCGATGTCCGGAATCCTCCGGATCGGTGACCCTCGATCCGGGTCGGATCAGTGACCTTCGATCCGGGTCGGTGACCTTCGATCCGGGTCGGTGACCTTCGATCCGGGTCGGATCAGTGACCCTCGCCCTCGACGAGGATGGAGGCCTCGCTGCGGGGCAGTTCCGGGCCGGCGTCGACCGGGACCTGGATGGTCACGTCGCCGGCTTCCTCGAAGGTGAAGGTGACGGGGATCGTGAGGCCGGGGCGGACACCCTCGGAGAGGTTCACGAGCTCGACGTTGTTGGCAACCGACGCGGGGACCGGCGTGGGGGTCTCCTCGGTGCTGTCGGAGCTCGGCTCCTCCTCGGCGTCCTCGATGAGGGCCGTGGTGGCCTCGTCGACACCGGCGACGACGGAGGACTGCGCGGGGATCTCGAGGCGCGCACCCGTGACCGAGGCGGCGAAGTCCGTGGAGATGCCGGTCAGCCGGTCGGCGACGTAGGGATCCTCGTTGACGATCGTGAAGCCGAGCTGGGCGGTGCCGCCGGGCTCGATGCGGTACTCCTCGGAGTTCGGGTAGAGGATCCGGACGTTGCGCAGCGAGAGGTTGCCGGCATCGGTGTTCATGCCGTTGATGGCCGCGACCTGCGTGGCCGTCTGGCTGATCTGCCCCGCGCCGCACGCGGACAGCATGAGCGATGCCCCCGCGGCCAGGGCGAGAGCAGACGCGACTCGGCGAGTCGGCGCTTTGAGAGCAGTCACGGGTTCCTCCACTCGAGTAAGGCTCGCAATCCACTAGGCAGAGTAGTAGTTCGGGTGGGCGCCGTGTGCGCCGGGGCCGGATATCGGGCCGATTCGTGTCTTCGGGCCCGGAACGGAAGTCCCTCGCAGAGGTTCTGTGTCGCACGTCACACGAAGCATGGAACAAGCTGCCTGTCAAGCCCTCCACTCAGCCGTCGATGCCCCTGACCTGCACCGTTGACGCGAGGCCGAGGTGATCACGTGTTAAACTGGGAGAATCGAAAGGGGCACGGGACACATGATTTTCAAGGTCGGAGACACCGTCGTATACCCCCATCACGGTGCGGCGCTGATCGAAGCTATCGAAACGCGCACCATCAAGGGTGAGCAGAAGGAATATCTGGTTCTGAAAGTCGCGCAGGGCGACCTGACGGTCCGGGTACCTGCAGAGAACGCGGAATACGTCGGAGTTCGCGACGTCGTGGGACAGGAAGGCCTCGACAAGGTTTTCCAGGTGCTGCGTGCACCGCATACGGAAGAACCCACCAACTGGTCGCGGCGGTACAAGGCCAACCTCGAGAAGCTGGCCTCCGGTGATGTGAACAAGGTCGCGGAGGTCGTCCGTGATCTGTGGCGCCGGGAACAGGACCGCGGCCTGTCCGCCGGTGAGAAGCGGATGCTCGCCAAGGCACGTCAGATTCTCGTCGGTGAGCTCGCGCTCGCCGAGGGCACGGACGACGTCAAGGCGGAGACCATGCTCGACGAGGTTCTCGCTGCCGCGTCCTGATCAGCGGCGCACGAGACACTCGGCAAACTGCACATGAACGATCGCAACGGGCCGGTCGTCGGAATCGTTCCGGCGGCCGGCCGTGGTGTTCGCCTGGGGGAACAGCTCCCCAAGGCATTCGTGGAACTCGACGGACGCACGATGCTCGACCGCTCGGTCGAGGCGATGCTCGACTCCGGTGTGGTCGACCGCGTCGTCGTGGTCGCCCCACCCGAACTGGCCTCCACCCCTCCCGCTCGCCTCGTCGGTCCCTCCCGGGTCGGGCGCGTCGTCGTGGTCGCGGGCGGAGCCGAACGCGCCGATTCGGTGCGGGCCGGGCTCGCCGCGGCGACCGGCGCCCGCTTCGTGCTCGTCCACGACGCGGCCCGCGCGCTCACCCCGCCGGGCCTGTTCGTCCGGGTGGTCGCGGCGCTGCGGGACGGCAGCGACGCCGTGATCCCCGTCCTCCCCGTCGCCGACACCATCAAGAGCGTCGACGCCGACGGCACCGTGACGGGCACGCCCGACCGCGCGAGCCTGCGGGCCGTGCAGACCCCGCAGGGTTTCGACGTCGACCTGCTGGCCCGGGCCAATCGGGACGCGGCCGACGCCACCGACGACGC
This region of Rhodococcus sp. Z13 genomic DNA includes:
- the ispD gene encoding 2-C-methyl-D-erythritol 4-phosphate cytidylyltransferase, encoding MNDRNGPVVGIVPAAGRGVRLGEQLPKAFVELDGRTMLDRSVEAMLDSGVVDRVVVVAPPELASTPPARLVGPSRVGRVVVVAGGAERADSVRAGLAAATGARFVLVHDAARALTPPGLFVRVVAALRDGSDAVIPVLPVADTIKSVDADGTVTGTPDRASLRAVQTPQGFDVDLLARANRDAADATDDAGLVERLGERVSTVAGDPLAFKITTPLDLVLARALLAAVDRSEKEE